ATATTGCTCTCATGAAGGTGCAACGTTATGTTCTTGTGTTGTGACATACTGTGCCATTCCCATGTGTTCCTGTACCCTTACTTTATTTCATGTGACACACTTGCTGGAtcaattccttaccatttaggtGCAGCATGTAATCTATTTCTGTCTTGTTCCTCATCTTTCTCTTCTATTCATTAGGTAACAAGCAAAGATCATCACACAACTATACAAAACCTACAGAAAAGTATTATTTAGTAAGAGGCCAAGTTACATGAGAATGTGATTTAAGCCTGCAGTGTACAGTGGGTACATCCTCAAGTCTGAAAATATTCTAGCTGTCACTTCATGACAAACATCCGCTTTTATTGATTATGGGTTTCAATGTTACATTGTTTGGGCTCGTGTTTGGGACTATTGGCCATTTAAGTCTGATCAAGGTCACGGATTAACCTACAATGCCTTTGCTAAGTGCCTGTGTAGCACTATTTCCTGTCATAAAAAATACATGTGACCTAGCACCTTTCCCACGTTGCCTAGTGTATCGAAAGGGCACACATCTGACGGTATAATGCCTGCACTTGATCCTTGATCTTCTCGACATCCGCTAAATCATTGAGAATTTTGACCAACTTTCATCACCGGCAAAAATTGCACATTGTAACATCACGTGACTATAAAGCAGACGCATGCCCAGTAACCTATGAGGTATGAAGCACCGGTGGTAATAGAACTTTGTTGGCTCTCAGAACAACCGGTATACCGGTGGACATAGACACTccattaagtttatgtggcctaaggGTGTAGAATAGAAAGGGGCGTGCCTGTTGCCTAACGTACAGGTGCTAAAATTTCAGAAataagccacagactaattaatgaccataatatttccatCAAAGTAAAAGATAACCTGGTAACCTAACATGGTCTAAGAATATTTTTCTATTCAGTACCGACACACTGCCGCAGAAAAGCACGATAACCTCGAGCATCAATGAGCTAAAATTACTGAACGCTGGTGATGCTGTTCATAAGTATTTAGTATTTGTgttacaggtaaagaaggctcaaggagcctgtaaagcctgataaGGAATCCATGTGGTCAATCATACCAAGTATAGCTAATGAAGTTGAGAGTCGTCTACTTCAAGCCAGGATTGCCAAACAGCAGAGCAATACAATCATACCAGATGCAACAATATAACGCACACTACTCAATCTCATGTGAACTACAACAATATGTTCTAAATATAGCCTAAGCATGTgatgtgtatgcatatgtaaGTATTCAGCGTTCTACTTCATAACATCCTCCAGGGGGGCGGCTAGCAACTTAGTCCATTCTGAGATTTGTCTGGTTGCTTTCTTGGCAGCAGTTCGCCTTGAGGGTCTGTTAACAGAAACTCTTCCATCTTGTTCTTCAACTGCTGTAGTGTTAACAGGTTCAGTATCATTAGTTGTTACCTCTAGTGGGTAAAGCTTCACAATCGGTCTGTTTGTtttcccagtgctggttcggATGTCTGCTGAATGAATCATACCATCTCCACCTTTGTTCAGTTTCTCTATGACTGCAAGCTTCCATTGTATCCGTGGTCCCTCATCATGGACTAAAACAACATCACCGATAGTCCGATACTGATCTTCTGTGTGTTGTTCCCTGAGTGTTTGTGAAATTCACGTAATGAGGTGAGATACTCTTGCTTCCATCTGTGTCTAAAGTGTTCCAAAAGGTGTGCAAGGATTCTTGCTCTCTTGCTTACATCTGAGGTGTCACCATAATCTCCATCATGCACATCAGAAACAAGTTCATGAGGAACTCTGGTAATCCTTCTGCCATATAGGAGATGTGACGGTGTAAGTGGTACAGGATCACAAGGGTCATCAGAAAGGTAAGTGAGTGGTCTGTCATTTAAGACAGCTTCAATCTCTACCACCATCATTTCAAGTGTAGTTAGGCTAATGTGTGCTCTACCTAGGACTTTCTTCAAGCAATTCTTTGTTAATCCAACTAACCTCTCCCAAAACCCCCCGAACCAGGGAGCCTTCTTAGGGATGAATTTCTATTCCACACCTTGTCGTTCAAGTGATGTAGCAAGTGTCTTGGAATTGAACAGGTTGTATAGCTCTGTTGCAGCTGACATGTACGTGGAAGCATTGTCAGACATAACTACTGTTGGGAGAGATTTCCAACTGACAAATCTGCGGAAAGCCAACAGAAATGTCTCAGTGGACAGGTCCGTCAATACTTCTAGGTGAATAGCCCTAGTGGTGGCACAGGTAAACATATGTATACCTTTAGTTCATTGGAGTCCTGTCGCACGTACAATGCACCAGTAAAGTCAATTCCTGTTATTGTAAAGGGTGGAGCATCCAATGTTCTAGTCTTCGGCAGTGGTGATGGATCTGGGGCACTGTATGGCTTGCCACTACGTCTCTTGCAAGTGGTGCATCTGTGAAGTAATGCCTTTACATACTGTCTACCTGTTGGAATCCAGTAACTCTGTCTAATCGCAGTAAGTGTGCCAATGACCCCTGTATGATACATTGAAGAGTGAACACTTAATACAACTAGAGCCGTGAATGG
This portion of the Dysidea avara chromosome 12, odDysAvar1.4, whole genome shotgun sequence genome encodes:
- the LOC136239901 gene encoding uncharacterized protein, yielding MVVEIEAVLNDRPLTYLSDDPCDPVPLTPSHLLYGRRITRVPHELVSDVHDGDYGDTSDVSKRARILAHLLEHFRHRWKQEYLTSLLHDEGPRIQWKLAVIEKLNKGGDGMIHSADIRTSTGKTNRPIVKLYPLEVTTNDTEPVNTTAVEEQDGRVSVNRPSRRTAAKKATRQISEWTKLLAAPLEDVMK